A stretch of Roseibium porphyridii DNA encodes these proteins:
- the pth gene encoding aminoacyl-tRNA hydrolase, with the protein MKLIVGLGNPGAKYAGNRHNIGFMAVDEIHRSHSAFQPWRARFQGQVSEGRLGTDKALLLKPSTYMNESGRSVGEAMRFYKLQPEDIVVLYDELDLPPAKFRMKKGGGHGGHNGLRSISAHIGPDYRRLRLGIGHPGDKKLVSNYVLGDFAKADQDWLEPLLEEIANHADLLATGQDSQFANKLTLSLEPQKAQRKGKPEVVGERPGRPAAKPKGQSHIRQARQPKPTAMPKSGPMADMLKKLFRGD; encoded by the coding sequence ATGAAGCTGATCGTCGGTCTCGGTAATCCAGGTGCGAAATACGCAGGAAACCGGCACAACATCGGTTTCATGGCCGTGGACGAAATTCACCGCAGCCATTCGGCTTTTCAGCCCTGGCGCGCCCGGTTTCAGGGTCAGGTTTCCGAAGGACGCCTCGGAACAGACAAGGCTCTCCTGTTAAAACCTTCAACCTACATGAACGAAAGCGGCCGGTCGGTGGGTGAAGCCATGCGCTTCTATAAGCTTCAACCCGAAGACATCGTCGTTCTCTACGATGAGCTCGACTTGCCGCCTGCCAAATTCCGCATGAAAAAAGGCGGTGGTCACGGTGGTCACAATGGATTGCGTTCCATCTCCGCGCATATCGGGCCGGACTACCGGCGTCTTCGTCTCGGCATCGGACACCCCGGCGACAAGAAGCTGGTATCGAACTATGTTCTTGGTGACTTTGCAAAGGCGGATCAGGACTGGCTGGAACCACTTCTTGAGGAAATAGCGAACCATGCCGATCTGCTCGCAACCGGGCAGGACAGTCAATTTGCCAACAAACTGACGCTTTCACTGGAACCGCAAAAAGCACAGCGCAAGGGCAAACCTGAAGTAGTGGGCGAGCGCCCTGGCAGGCCTGCGGCAAAACCAAAGGGGCAAAGCCACATTCGGCAGGCCCGTCAGCCTAAGCCAACGGCCATGCCCAAATCCGGGCCGATGGCAGACATGCTGAAAAAACTGTTCCGTGGCGACTGA
- a CDS encoding 50S ribosomal protein L25/general stress protein Ctc, translated as MASSYELKASARDRVGKGAARALRREGLLPAVIYGDKKPALPITIPVKETTITLHKGGFTAQIGTINIDGEKHQVIAKDYQLHPVRDDVLHVDFLRVAKGATLTVEIPVQFINEEDCPGLKKGGVLNIVRHTVEMNVPADSIPEALVLDLAKAEPGDSLHISAVDLPEGAEPTITDRDFTIATIAAPAGMKETDEGEEAEGAEEGEEEASE; from the coding sequence ATGGCTTCCAGCTATGAGCTGAAGGCGTCGGCACGGGACCGGGTGGGCAAGGGGGCCGCACGGGCACTGCGTCGCGAAGGCCTTCTCCCCGCCGTTATCTACGGCGACAAGAAACCGGCACTGCCGATCACCATTCCGGTAAAAGAAACAACCATTACCCTGCACAAGGGTGGCTTTACCGCGCAGATCGGCACGATCAACATCGACGGTGAAAAGCATCAGGTTATCGCCAAGGACTATCAGCTGCACCCGGTGCGTGATGACGTCCTGCATGTCGACTTCCTGCGTGTTGCCAAAGGTGCGACCCTCACGGTCGAAATTCCGGTCCAGTTCATCAATGAAGAAGACTGCCCGGGCCTGAAAAAAGGCGGCGTCTTGAACATCGTCCGTCACACGGTCGAAATGAACGTGCCTGCAGACAGCATTCCTGAAGCTCTGGTTTTGGATCTTGCCAAAGCTGAGCCGGGCGACAGCCTGCACATCTCCGCAGTTGATCTGCCGGAAGGCGCTGAGCCGACCATCACCGACCGCGACTTCACCATCGCAACGATTGCGGCTCCGGCCGGCATGAAAGAAACCGACGAAGGTGAAGAAGCAGAAGGCGCTGAAGAGGGCGAAGAAGAAGCAAGCGAATAA
- a CDS encoding TfoX/Sxy family protein, giving the protein MAIDEDLNNRLRDALADKGGLSEKKMMGGTCFLLNGHMVCGADRTKDGESRFMFRVGKDNHGTAETLPGATPMMQGGRVMSGLFFVAEDDASDDILRDWLDLAVANAMTLKPK; this is encoded by the coding sequence ATGGCAATCGACGAGGACCTCAACAACAGGCTGCGTGATGCGCTTGCGGACAAAGGGGGACTTTCAGAAAAGAAGATGATGGGAGGCACGTGCTTCTTGCTCAATGGCCATATGGTGTGCGGTGCTGACCGCACAAAGGATGGAGAAAGTCGGTTTATGTTCCGGGTTGGGAAAGACAATCATGGAACAGCGGAAACGTTGCCCGGAGCGACACCAATGATGCAGGGAGGGCGTGTGATGAGTGGCCTGTTCTTTGTGGCAGAAGACGATGCGTCCGATGACATCCTTCGTGACTGGCTGGACCTTGCCGTCGCAAATGCAATGACGCTGAAACCCAAGTGA